In Sander vitreus isolate 19-12246 chromosome 12, sanVit1, whole genome shotgun sequence, the following proteins share a genomic window:
- the gpsm2 gene encoding G-protein-signaling modulator 2 isoform X2: MEVSCLELALEGERLCKVGDYRAGVSFFEAAIQVGTEDLQVLSAIYSQLGNAYFHLHDYAKALEFHRHDLTLTRTIGDLLGEAKASGNLGNTLKVLGRFDEAVVCCQRHLDIARDINDKVSHARALYNFGNVYHAKGKSICWSGAEPGDFPEEVMVALRKAAEYYEANLAIVKELGDRAAQGRTYGNLGNTYYLLGSFRKAVASHEQRLLIAKEFGDRSAERRAYCNLGNAYIFLGEFEVAAEHYKRTLQLARQLKDRAVEAQACYSLGNTFTLLQDYERAIDYHLKHLIIAQDLNDRIGEGRACWSLGNAYTALGNHDQAMHFAEKHLEICKETGDRSGELTARMNVSDLQTVLGLSYSTNNSTISENTDIDYNLHGARPRMSRRHSMEKLELMKLTPDKINGQKWNSDILTKQSKPSLAKSSSKLFFVSRLRGKKYKAGGSSKVLQDTSNTLDTSQTATQGPQKRLSPDMLGDEGFFDLLSRFQSNRMDDQRCSIQDKGSRLSLGSGPETPPRAIRKSVSESANVSGAPGRRVEESSAAGGSLPGLRLHQNSNQAVLSHLMANADNDEPDDDFFDMLVKCQGSRLDDQRCAPPPPPVRGPTIPDEDFFSLIMRSQAKRIDEQRVTLPSAANATARPSSSSSSSSTKH, encoded by the exons ATGGAGGTCTCCTGCCTGGAGCTGGCGCTGGAGGGTGAGCGGCTCTGTAAGGTGGGCGACTACAGAGCAGGCGTCTCCTTCTTTGAAGCTGCCATCCAGGTGGGCACTGAGGACCTGCAGGTGCTCAGTGCCATCTACAGTCAGCTGGGTAATGCCTACTTCCACCTGCATGACTACGCCAAGGCCCTAGAGTTCCACCGGCACGATCTCACCTTGACCAG GACAATCGGTGACCTGCTTGGAGAAGCCAAAGCCAGTGGAAACCTTGGCaacacattaaaggtgctgGGGCGATTTGACGAGGCTGTGGTTTGCTGTCAGCGGCACTTGGACATAGCCAGAGACATAAATGACAAG GTGAGTCATGCGCGAGCTCTGTATAACTTTGGGAACGTGTACCACGCCAAAGGCAAAAGTATCTGTTGGAGTGGAGCTGAGCCTGGAGATTTCCCAGAGGAGGTCATGGTGGCACTGAGGAAGGCAGCTGAGTACTATGA GGCAAACTTGGCGATAGTGAAGGAGCTTGGAGATCGTGCTGCTCAGGGTCGAACCTATGGTAACCTCGGCAACACCTACTACTTGTTGGGAAGCTTCCGCAAAGCGGTAGCTTCTCACGAACAG CGCTTGCTCATAGCTAAGGAGTTTGGCGACCGCTCGGCAGAAAGACGGGCTTACTGCAACCTGGGGAACGCCTATATCTTTCTGGGGGAATTCGAAGTGGCAGCTGAACATTACAA GAGGACACTGCAGCTGGCCAGGCAGTTGAAGGATCGCGCTGTGGAGGCCCAGGCCTGCTACAGTCTGGGCAACACCTTCACACTTCTGCAGGATTATGAGAGAGCCATAGACTACCACCTCAAACACCTCATCATAGCCCAGGACCTCAatgacag GATTGGGGAGGGTCGTGCATGCTGGAGTCTTGGAAATGCTTACACTGCACTGGGGAACCATGACCAAGCCATGCACTTTGCTGAGAAACACCTGGAGATCTGCAAAGAG aCTGGAGACAGAAGCGGGGAGCTGACGGCTCGTATGAACGTGTCTGATCTCCAGACGGTTCTGGGTCTAAGCTACAGCACGAATAACTCCACTATTTCAGAGAATACGGACATAGACTACAACCTGCATG GAGCGAGGCCCAGGATGAGCAGAAGACACAGCATGGAGAAGCTGGAGCTGATGAAACTCACTCCAGACAAGATAAAT GGTCAGAAGTGGAACAGTGACATCCTGACCAAACAGTCTAAACCCTCGCTGGCTAAGAGCTCCTCCAAGCTGTTCTTTGTCAGCCGTCTGCGTGGGAAGAAGTACAAGGCTGGCGGCTCCAGTAAGGTCCTCCAGGACACCAGCAACACTCTGGACACCAGCCAGACGGCCACACAGGGACCACAGAAG CGACTCAGTCCTGACATGCTCGGAGACGAGGGCTTCTTTGACCTGCTGAGCCGTTTCCAGAGCAACCGTATGGATGACCAACGCTGTTCAATACAGGATAAGGGCAGCAGGTTATCATTAGGCAGTGGTCCAGAAACGCCGCCCAGAGCCATCAGGAAAT CTGTATCAGAGTCCGCCAACGTCTCTGGCGCCCCAGGCCGGCGGGTGGAGGAGTCGTCGGCAGCAGGGGGAAGCCTGCCGGGCCTCAGGCTCCATCAAAACAGCAACCAGGCCGTGCTCAGCCACCTAATGGCCAACGCTGACAATGATGAGCCTGACGACGACTTCTTCGATATGCTCGTCAAGTGCCAG GGGTCCCGTTTGGATGACCAGCGCTgtgcccctccccctcctccggTCCGAGGGCCCACTATACCAGACGAGGACTTCTTCAGCCTCATCATGCGCTCTCAGGCCAAAAGAATTGACGAGCAACGTGTCACCCTGCCTTCTGCAGCAAACGCAACAGCCAGGcccagctccagctccagctccagctcaACTAAGCACTAA
- the gpsm2 gene encoding G-protein-signaling modulator 2 isoform X1 yields MDTSGSVVSTGTEEQSFHVRYRMEVSCLELALEGERLCKVGDYRAGVSFFEAAIQVGTEDLQVLSAIYSQLGNAYFHLHDYAKALEFHRHDLTLTRTIGDLLGEAKASGNLGNTLKVLGRFDEAVVCCQRHLDIARDINDKVSHARALYNFGNVYHAKGKSICWSGAEPGDFPEEVMVALRKAAEYYEANLAIVKELGDRAAQGRTYGNLGNTYYLLGSFRKAVASHEQRLLIAKEFGDRSAERRAYCNLGNAYIFLGEFEVAAEHYKRTLQLARQLKDRAVEAQACYSLGNTFTLLQDYERAIDYHLKHLIIAQDLNDRIGEGRACWSLGNAYTALGNHDQAMHFAEKHLEICKETGDRSGELTARMNVSDLQTVLGLSYSTNNSTISENTDIDYNLHGARPRMSRRHSMEKLELMKLTPDKINGQKWNSDILTKQSKPSLAKSSSKLFFVSRLRGKKYKAGGSSKVLQDTSNTLDTSQTATQGPQKRLSPDMLGDEGFFDLLSRFQSNRMDDQRCSIQDKGSRLSLGSGPETPPRAIRKSVSESANVSGAPGRRVEESSAAGGSLPGLRLHQNSNQAVLSHLMANADNDEPDDDFFDMLVKCQGSRLDDQRCAPPPPPVRGPTIPDEDFFSLIMRSQAKRIDEQRVTLPSAANATARPSSSSSSSSTKH; encoded by the exons ATGGATAccagtggctcagtggttagcacggGAACTGAGGAGCAGTCCTTTCATGTCCGCTACAG GATGGAGGTCTCCTGCCTGGAGCTGGCGCTGGAGGGTGAGCGGCTCTGTAAGGTGGGCGACTACAGAGCAGGCGTCTCCTTCTTTGAAGCTGCCATCCAGGTGGGCACTGAGGACCTGCAGGTGCTCAGTGCCATCTACAGTCAGCTGGGTAATGCCTACTTCCACCTGCATGACTACGCCAAGGCCCTAGAGTTCCACCGGCACGATCTCACCTTGACCAG GACAATCGGTGACCTGCTTGGAGAAGCCAAAGCCAGTGGAAACCTTGGCaacacattaaaggtgctgGGGCGATTTGACGAGGCTGTGGTTTGCTGTCAGCGGCACTTGGACATAGCCAGAGACATAAATGACAAG GTGAGTCATGCGCGAGCTCTGTATAACTTTGGGAACGTGTACCACGCCAAAGGCAAAAGTATCTGTTGGAGTGGAGCTGAGCCTGGAGATTTCCCAGAGGAGGTCATGGTGGCACTGAGGAAGGCAGCTGAGTACTATGA GGCAAACTTGGCGATAGTGAAGGAGCTTGGAGATCGTGCTGCTCAGGGTCGAACCTATGGTAACCTCGGCAACACCTACTACTTGTTGGGAAGCTTCCGCAAAGCGGTAGCTTCTCACGAACAG CGCTTGCTCATAGCTAAGGAGTTTGGCGACCGCTCGGCAGAAAGACGGGCTTACTGCAACCTGGGGAACGCCTATATCTTTCTGGGGGAATTCGAAGTGGCAGCTGAACATTACAA GAGGACACTGCAGCTGGCCAGGCAGTTGAAGGATCGCGCTGTGGAGGCCCAGGCCTGCTACAGTCTGGGCAACACCTTCACACTTCTGCAGGATTATGAGAGAGCCATAGACTACCACCTCAAACACCTCATCATAGCCCAGGACCTCAatgacag GATTGGGGAGGGTCGTGCATGCTGGAGTCTTGGAAATGCTTACACTGCACTGGGGAACCATGACCAAGCCATGCACTTTGCTGAGAAACACCTGGAGATCTGCAAAGAG aCTGGAGACAGAAGCGGGGAGCTGACGGCTCGTATGAACGTGTCTGATCTCCAGACGGTTCTGGGTCTAAGCTACAGCACGAATAACTCCACTATTTCAGAGAATACGGACATAGACTACAACCTGCATG GAGCGAGGCCCAGGATGAGCAGAAGACACAGCATGGAGAAGCTGGAGCTGATGAAACTCACTCCAGACAAGATAAAT GGTCAGAAGTGGAACAGTGACATCCTGACCAAACAGTCTAAACCCTCGCTGGCTAAGAGCTCCTCCAAGCTGTTCTTTGTCAGCCGTCTGCGTGGGAAGAAGTACAAGGCTGGCGGCTCCAGTAAGGTCCTCCAGGACACCAGCAACACTCTGGACACCAGCCAGACGGCCACACAGGGACCACAGAAG CGACTCAGTCCTGACATGCTCGGAGACGAGGGCTTCTTTGACCTGCTGAGCCGTTTCCAGAGCAACCGTATGGATGACCAACGCTGTTCAATACAGGATAAGGGCAGCAGGTTATCATTAGGCAGTGGTCCAGAAACGCCGCCCAGAGCCATCAGGAAAT CTGTATCAGAGTCCGCCAACGTCTCTGGCGCCCCAGGCCGGCGGGTGGAGGAGTCGTCGGCAGCAGGGGGAAGCCTGCCGGGCCTCAGGCTCCATCAAAACAGCAACCAGGCCGTGCTCAGCCACCTAATGGCCAACGCTGACAATGATGAGCCTGACGACGACTTCTTCGATATGCTCGTCAAGTGCCAG GGGTCCCGTTTGGATGACCAGCGCTgtgcccctccccctcctccggTCCGAGGGCCCACTATACCAGACGAGGACTTCTTCAGCCTCATCATGCGCTCTCAGGCCAAAAGAATTGACGAGCAACGTGTCACCCTGCCTTCTGCAGCAAACGCAACAGCCAGGcccagctccagctccagctccagctcaACTAAGCACTAA